In Elephas maximus indicus isolate mEleMax1 chromosome 4, mEleMax1 primary haplotype, whole genome shotgun sequence, a genomic segment contains:
- the LOC126076315 gene encoding olfactory receptor 8S1-like, protein MASRNHSTITEFILLGLSADPKMQALLFVLFLGIYLLTMLGNLMMLLVIRTDSHLHTPMYFFLNHLSFVDLCFSSVTVPKMLKNLLSQKKTISVKGCLAQIFFVLITGGTEICLLSVTAYDHYAAICHPLLYGQVMSKQRCVQLVCGSWALGFLDTFINVPLAMKMDFCDTYIIPHYSCELPSIFLLSCSDVSTNFLVMLCSTIPHALTTFLSIFLSYIHIIFTILSITSTTGRNKAFSTCSSHLTAVIFFYGSGFLRYFMPTSGSALELIFSVQYGLITPMLNPLIYSLKNKEVKAAVRRTLGKYLQCVQWQNKEKG, encoded by the coding sequence ATGGCCTCAAGGAACCACAGCACCATCACTGAGTTCATCCTCCTTGGGCTGTCTGCTGACCCCAAGATGCAGGCTCTACTCTTTGTGCTCTTCCTGGGGATTTACCTCCTGACCATGCTGGGGAACCTGATGATGCTGCTGGTCATCAGGACTGATTCTcatctccacacacccatgtacttcttcttgaatcacctttctttcgttgatctctgcttttcttcagtCACAGTGCCCAAGATGCTGAAGAACCTCCTGTCTCAGAAGAAAACCATCTCAGTAAAGGGCTGCCTGGCTCAGATATTCTTTGTGCTTATCACTGGAGGGACTGAAATCTGTCTTCTCTCAGTGACGGCCTATGACCATTATGCTGCTATCTGCCACCCTCTGCTCTATGGCCAGGTGATGAGTAAACAGCGGTGTGTGCAACTTGTGTGTGGCTCATGGGCCCTGGGCTTTCTGGACACATTCATCAATGTCCCTCTGGCAATGAAAATGGACTTCTGTGATACCTACATCATCCCACACTACAGCTGTGAGTTGCCCTCTATCTTCCTTCTGTCTTGCTCTGATGTCTCCACCAACTTCCTTGTCATGCTCTGTTCCACCATCCCACATGCACTTACAACTTTCCTTTCAATCTTTTTGTCCTACATTCACATCATCTTCACCATCCTTAGCATTACTTCCACTACCGGCAGAAACAAGGCATTCTCCACGTGCTCCTCCCACCTCACTGCAGTGATCTTCTTCTATGGGTCAGGTTTTCTCCGCTATTTCATGCCAACCTCAGGCTCAGCCCTTGAGTTGATCTTCTCTGTGCAGTATGGTCTGATCACTCCCATGCTGAATCCCCTCATCTACAGCCTGAAGAACAAGGAGGTGAAGGCAGCTGTGAGAAGAACTTTGGGAAAGTATTTACAATGTGTTCAGTGGCAGAATAAAGAGAAAGGGTGA